The genome window CCGATTTTGATACAGTTACTTTTATCAGTATAGACACTTCTATGAGTAGAACCGTACCTTTTCGATGCAACATAAAAAATGCAACATTTAGAAAATCTGTTGGATTAACTAATATTTCTACTTCTTCCAATGAGCAAGTATTAGTAGGTCATACGACAAACCATACACTTAAAAGCTTTGTATTAACATCCGTAAATGCTTCTTTATTATCATCTTTACCAAAAGATTTCATTCTTTCTCAAAATTATCCTAATCCATTTAATCCACAAACCATAATTCCATTTCAGATTGCTAAAGAAGCGAGAGTATCGATTCGTATCTACGACGTTCTCGGTAGATTGGTGTCTACAGTTTATGACGGTAATATTAAGACCGGTGATCATGCTGTGCAATGGAATGCATCCAATCAATCTGCTGGTATTTATTTATGTGTCCTAAATGTAAACGGTGTCTCAAAAGCCATGAAAATGGTTTTACTAAAATAACACGCCCGCTAACCAGGCGCTCAAGCTGACGGAATGAGCGTATGGACGTTAAGCATGGCTAATGGTGGATTTAAGTTTTTATTATTAACATTTTAGTGCCTCGTTGGTTGAGTACAAATTAATTTGGTTTGTCGCATGAACTTGTTTCGTTTTGTGTATATTGAAAATTATCAGCGCCGCAGCTTAGCGCCCGTCCGTTAGGCCGCATTCATAAAAAGAGGAGAGGACAAATGGAAAACAATCAAAAATATCTGCCACTCATATTCATTCTTCCAATATTCTTTAGATGGTTTATCGATCCCCAACCTAAAAGCTTAGCATATATTGGCATTGTTCTTGTTTTTCTTGTAGTCATTCTTTTGTTTGTATATTTAGAAATAAGTATGAAAAAGAGAATACAAAATATTAGTAGATACAATAACAAGAGGTTCCTTTATACAACAAAGTTTAGTTTACTCTATGGATTACCAATTTCAGTATGCTTGGCGTTCATACTATCACAGAAAGTTCATATTCTTTATTCGATTATTTTTATTGTTCTCCCGTTAGTGATATTGTTCGGTTGGGTAGGCTTTAATGATTGGAATGAGTGTCAGAAAAAACATCTCGAGATAAAATATTCTTCAAATCAATGAATGCGGCCTAACCAGGCGCTCAAGCTGACGGTTGCCAGCTGAGTACGTTAAACATGGCGAGCATAGGTATTAGTCTTAATAATTTCTTTTTCAGCGTGAACTCACTTCGTTGGGTGCATGTTGAAAGTTTTCAGCGCCGCAGCTTAGCGCCGATCCGTTAGGCGGCAACAGGTGAAAATATGCCAACGTATAATTATCCCAAAATGAATTGGCCAGACATAAAACGGAGTCTCTCCTTTGTTATACCACTTGTCGCTCTTGTTGCAATTGGTCCGCTTGCAATGATGTATGCTATGGTGCAAGAATATTTTCTTTTGTTCCTTGGATTTCTCACGTTCATCATTTTAATCGGAATTACGCTAGGAATATTTATCCGTCCACGGATTCAAATTACCATAGACAATGACGAGCTTACATTAACTCGACCTGGTAAGTTACCGACTACAATTGCCCGCATCTCAATCACGTCAATCTCAGAGGACTTTGAAGGGGGACTTACAGTTGCTTCCGATAACTCCGACAGTAAGATTTTTATCCCAAAGAATCTAACGAAGTATCAGGCTGTTCGAGATGAACTCCACACCTGGCACCCAATTCTTCCCGCAACTCCATCCGATAAAAGTCAGTTGTGGATAATGGTAACTATTATCGCCATCTCAGGCCTTTCTGCAATTGGTGCATTCATATTTAGAATTAAAGCTTCATTTTATGTTTTTGTCGCTTCGTTCCTATATATTTTTATCATGCAGGGAATTTCTATTTTCAAGAGTAAACCACAACCCATGCCCAAGAAAGCCTTAAGCCCAATTCAACGCATCTTCGTGGGTTTGGTAATTCTCTATTTTTTATATAGAATTATTGTTTCTTTTATTTTATAACAGTTGCCACCTAACCAGCAACTCAAGCTGACCAAATGAGCGTAGTACGTTAAGCATGGCGAGCAGAGGTATAGTGTTTAATAATAAACTTTTCTACATGAACTTGTTTCGTTTTCAAAATATTGAAAGTTTTCAGCGTGGCAGCTTAGTTGCGGTCCGTTAGGCCGCACAAAAAAAACATTACAAAGGATAATATCATGAAACTACTAGGGATGCTGTTATTATGTATTTCGTTCTTTTATTTATCATCAGCAGCTCAACAATCTGATTCTCTTACGAACAAGTCTTTTATTACATCCAATGCGCTTCAATTTAATTTTATTAACGAAACAGCAATTTATTACTATTTCAATATGTCGAGTTCATCTTCTCTCCGGATAGGCTTTAGTCTTTTTTGGAATTATAGCGAGTCGAGCCCAAGCAATGAAAAATATCACTCCTTGAATT of Ignavibacteriales bacterium contains these proteins:
- a CDS encoding T9SS type A sorting domain-containing protein, with the protein product MIFRQFILSVVLLSVVSVTKGQSTSNDYFPLYIGNQWTYNYLTITDTPSDWIITDNGIAIYTILSKSVSTDSIVWGFQEIRDLIRDSHFTFPPQNHDTSFINDTTLFQIVEYNSGNHKLIRIGNISNFWNSVFPFISGPNDSMGFYRYYPSAFSDFDTVTFISIDTSMSRTVPFRCNIKNATFRKSVGLTNISTSSNEQVLVGHTTNHTLKSFVLTSVNASLLSSLPKDFILSQNYPNPFNPQTIIPFQIAKEARVSIRIYDVLGRLVSTVYDGNIKTGDHAVQWNASNQSAGIYLCVLNVNGVSKAMKMVLLK